One part of the Vicia villosa cultivar HV-30 ecotype Madison, WI linkage group LG6, Vvil1.0, whole genome shotgun sequence genome encodes these proteins:
- the LOC131614391 gene encoding uncharacterized protein LOC131614391, with protein MADEQKGFSVKGCAKEISRHDHNPELQSIQLRRIKFVWKIRVPSKVGIFGWRFVLGRLPTREQLKIRGIIVDDIDCCCVFCFQEMETSSPHFDSCPFTRRIWNKVGQWIGDNVNLQNEDLRNFLDHFDKIKAVKERLTVGVIWIAVMWNLWMIRNAILFKGSIFNFDECFSAIVLSS; from the coding sequence ATGGCGGATGAACAAAAAGGATTCTCAGTTAAAGGTTGCGCCAAGGAAATCAGTCGTCACGATCACAATCCAGAGCTGCAATCTATTCAATTAAGGAGAATCAAATTTGTGTGGAAGATTAGAGTTCCTTCTAAGGTGGGTATATTCGGTTGGAGGTTCGTTTTGGGTAGACTACCGACGAGAGAACAATTGAAAATTAGAGGGATTATAGTGGATGATATAGATTGTTGTTGCGTTTTCTGTTTTCAAGAAATGGAAACCTCTTCTCCTCATTTTGACAGTTGCCCATTTACTAGAAGAATTTGGAACAAAGTGGGACAATGGATAGGGGATAACGTGAACTTGCAAAATGAGGATCTGAGGAATTTCTTGGATCATTTTGATAAGATTAAGGCGGTAAAAGAACGATTAACTGTGGGAGTAATTTGGATAGCGGTCATGTggaatctgtggatgataagaAATGCTATTCTCTTCAAAGGTAGCATTTTTAATTTCGACGAGTGTTTCTCCGCTATCGTCCTTAGTTCCTGA